The Periophthalmus magnuspinnatus isolate fPerMag1 chromosome 19, fPerMag1.2.pri, whole genome shotgun sequence region tctatgaataagataagataagcctttattagtcccacagtggggaaattccagtatgtAACTGTGTAGAAGTATTCTAAATGAGTGCTACGTCACTTACAGCGTTTGTTtgcagttaaatgaagctcatcgaggctagaagttaaaggagcaaagttccatatttggaattctgactgcgagtatcatagcaaccaaagagccaatctggagcgaggctcctctgtcaatcaaacctgttgctaacgctagcgggagcaacctcggagaaagaaggcgatttgtctgttattaatgttcatatcttgattcacagagaaaatagcaaaataaaaacactaggatcatgtagagcgggttaatacgaacattttaagaccaaaatgacgagtctgacagcagcagttacagagagaggggccacagttttacaGTGTAAAGTTAATTAGAGCCAGCCTGTTTGTTAGGCTTTTTAATGTCCATTGGACCTTAAAGCTTAGagctgtgtttgtgttattCTCGCAACTTCTATGCAGTTCAAGCCAAAATTACATAATGAAGCACAGCCATGTATTCCTTTtgatttagaaaagtaactgtactctgaacaccaccaaatgaaaaagtaattgtACCAGAACACAGTTAGGGttatgtattcagttacttcccaacactggttCCTACTAAGACTGTAGTGCTAGCATTGTCTCTTGCATCATTAGCATATCAAGCGTGCCATGCCAACAGGTAACATTCTTGTTGTCAGACTTCATCAAAATGTTGCAATAAGCTAATGACCGTAgctgtaaaaacacaataatatgtttaataataaCATCTGTTCTGTAGAAGTATCTCCCACTCTGAGGAAAGCGTTAGACACTGGTGCGGACGTGATGTGGAGCAAATATTTGTACAATCTAAAGTATGTTTATTTTGCCCTGGTTTTATGCGCACACAGTCAGTTCTGGATGAGGCCACAAGATTTAGCTGACCCTCCAAAAAGCATTTCTCAAACACACCCAAGGTCGTCAGGTCAAAACCCTCACCCAAAATGACCTGCACGTGGAGTCAATACCCAtttaaaaaggtcctatattaaccAAAACTGactattgtgagttttaagacatgtaaaatataaaaccacatcaaacaaacctggagttgtgttttgttccatcatcacatatgtttgagtaactattatcattctgtctacatctccaaagctcaaaatgctctgttctatcttgtgatgtcatgaagtggtagtttaagttctACAGTGTTAGtaaagctccttttaccttttgttcagtacaaatgggtaattccagggctgaaatgatccaaatgattctagtgaaggtgtgtggagtttaaaaacacagtggagcacttcctgtattaccacgtgacatcacaaggtggaacagactgttttcagcttgagagaagaactcaagcctagatatgcagagtttgtgtgttaaacatgtgaataaaacaaaacacaactccaggtctgtttgtgatgaggaaacaacattatatcatagatcagagaatagtgcaatatgggacctttaatgtaTTGGGTAAAGAAAGATGTAGCTTTCCCCACATATCAAAAGTTCAAAGATTAAAAGTTAATATTTACACAACTTTTATAACACCATTGGCCAATAGCAGGTGGATTTCACAGTAAACGCACTTATTACAATGCTATGAGGTTATAAGCATACAAATATAGTTATTCTAGTTTCAATATCAGACCCACACACGTTTGCTCTATGTAGATAAAATATGGGCAAACATTTTTCATGCTTTGGAAATTGTGGTAGCGGTAGGTATTACGCCGTATATATCTCCAACAGGCTCTctccacattggctctttggttgcaatgatactcacagtcagaattccaaatacggacTACGGAGCGTTTCGTGTTAAACTGACCTTGTACACGCGTCTCCAGATACttgtccagctcctcctccttcttcagCGCCTCCTCCGACACTTTGGGCGCTCCGGGCAAACACACCAGCACCACGCTCATGTTGTCCCGACTCCCCTGAGGGACACAGGCAGAAGAGGAGTCAAAAAGAGGCATCAAGAGGTACAGGAGAATGTAAGGGGGAAATAGTTTGGTGATGTTTCCTGGTGTTATAGGGGCAGGTGTTGCATTGGGGCACAAAAAATTATACTACTAGTAAACAACTTGGtgcaatgtctgtgtaatccctcagtagtgcaggtctgatccatagtaaaagacaaaattaaaatctatcaactggacaaaaagctcaTCCAAgctcatcttcagttctggtcagattactggcagatagatataaggcagtgtctagccgtaatctaaccagaactgaagaagcagcttggatgagcagccaagtcttcactcctacaactttgtgtccagttgacagattttaattttggcTCTCACAGCTTGGTTCAATAGAAAACAGAATAGTAACTGAAAGACCTATTCCTAAAAACCTTCAGATAAAAAGTGTATATAATGCTCGCTCTACTCCTCCGTCCTCACCTTGTGCAGGCAGGTGTCCACCACAGAGTTGCAGATCTTCTCCAGATCCTCACACACCTGCAGTCTGGAGCGCACAAACTCGCACACGTCCTCGTTCGACATGACGTCCCAGATTCCATCGCAGGCCAAAACGATGAACTCGTCCCCTTCGCCGGCGCGTTCCAGCACACACACCTCAGGCTCCGGGCTCACCAGCTGCTCCGTGGGGCCCTTACCGTCCACACATTTGTAGTCGTAGTCTCCCAGTGCCCGGGACACGGCCAGCGAGCCGTTGACCCTCTGTATCATGACGGATCCGCCCGCCTTCTGGATGCGCTCCTTCTCTCGAGGCAGGCTGGGTTTATGGTCCTGTGTGGAGAATCCAACGTTGCCATGGCGGCAGAGGACGGCCCGAGAGTCGCCACAGTTAATGAAGTAGAGGTGGGTGGGGCTGAGGAGCACGCACACCGCCGTGGAGCCGCTGCGGTCCAAGCCCTGCCGCAGGTCTGAAGAAGCCTGCGCATGTACTCGTCTATGTTGAGGAAACCGGAGCGGATGCCGTCCTTCACGCCCTCCACGGAGCAGGGGGTGGAGCCGAAGTCCACGCCCCCTGACAGGATGTGCTCCAGCAGGTGTCCTGAACAGTAGTTGGGCGACTCTGGATCCCGCGGTGGCCGTCATACACGGCGAAGAACGACCAGTTCGGCCAGTCCATGGGGAAGTCCCACAACGGCCGTTGTGCGCGTCCTCCATCTCCACCCTCCAGCCCTGCATGGAGCTCAGGCCGTAACCGCAGGACCGTTACCCTCGCCATGGGCACTGTGTTTCTCCGTTTTGGTTGTCCAGGAAGGCACACCATCGCTGCCTACACCTGAGGACACACAGGGGAGAGGGCTTCGTTAAGAGATTCAGTTAATCTGCTCCCATCACTACCTACGCCTTAGGCATGGGACGGTATGatactgaaatttggtgtcacgattatcatgtccagaataattgcgattaacaattatatcaggATAATtatcagtttaaaaaatgttctggatatgaataattacaatttgaatattatgaataagctccatatttaaacaactgttgaagtattgtactttgttataagtgaaaacaacagtgatttaGAGGAGATCATTAgggagattttttttctttctgcatATTCTGGTGGCACAGTGACGATTGtttttgttggcgattatcatgattatataaaaagtgccaCTAACGATTATTGTTAACCCTTTATCGCAATATACAATACTGTtaatcgtcccatccctactacACCTGAGGACACACAAGGGAGAGGGCTTCATTATGAGagcaaaagcaaaagacaaacCCATATTGAGCTTATTCAGCCCCGCCTACTTTTTtcataaatgcaactaaaccatGCTATTTttggttaagtgggaatccagTTCCTTtcgatggagaatttgggaaaagtttcagCGCTAAAATAAAGTAGTGTCGATTTGTgtaaatgttcaatgtttacgtgcaacaacaagtcaacactgcaccgagtCTCCGGGGGCTTTGAAACGGCTCTTAGTCCTATAGAACTTTATAGaaatatgcaaaacaatacaacccaaatgaagATGGCGGCGACCACAAAAAGGTCTGGGATAAGGTGAATACTTTTGTGTTAAGATGAGGGTTAGTCCTGAACTGAACCACAAGTCTAGTTTTAAAAATGGAAgtatttaaatgttgttgtttttttgtatttaagtgagtaaaaaaaacatccaatttCTTAAAAGTTTTAGAAATTAGATTGGAGGCCGACAGCTCAACCTTTGCTTCACTCTTCTTAAACTCGTGTTGTTTAACTTAACAGAGGTTGTGGCCAAAGAGCAAAGGTTTACCGACAGTGTGCTTCTGAAAACACACATCCTCTTTGACTTAATTTTAACTATTAGCTCAGTTACTGTTACGCTAAAAGCAATCACATCATTAGCACACTCTCAAATTCACACCACGGGCCTGTGTCCCTCCGGGCTCCCGTACTCGCTCTCTCAGACAGTATTGTGCAAGTGGAGCCTGggaaacatgcaaactgcagacAATGATTTCATTTCTGCTCCGGCTGCGGCGCTGACCCCTGTGTTACACAGTCTGTCAGCAAAACGTGACACACACTAGTTTCATGTTCACTTCAGTTTAGAGCACGGAAACacggcagagagaggggaaaacaaagagagggagggggggagagagagagagaggaggagggagagaggatgagggagacagggggagggagaggggcagaaagagagggaaaaacaaaagagagggagaaagatagggaggaaaaagagggtgagagacagggggagggagagaaaggggagaaagagaggaagaggaaaagagggagaaagagagggagggagagacaaagagggatagaaagagggggagtgagagaaggagggagaagacaagaatggagagggagagcgggaaaaagagagagggagaaagagggaaagagacagcgaggaagagaaagagaaagtaagaatgagggtgagagggaaagaaacaaagagggagagaacaagaggagggagaaagacagaagagaaaagaggtgaaaaagagaggagagagatgataAATAGGACAGAGAGCTAGAtgggaaagcagagagagaaacaaggagAGAAGTAGAGATAGAGAAAAAGAGCGAGAAAAAGGTAGTCTTAAAACAGACCAATTCTGCACTTACTtaagtctctttctctcttctctttttaaagttacttaaaagagagagaaaaagagagagagaaagaaagagagaaagaaaagcagGAGAGATAGCTagcgagagaaggagagagagagaaagagttgtCTTATGTTTCAGAAACTACTCACATTAAGTAGAAAACAACAGGCCAACAGCCCCAtcataaaaaatgtatgttttgtacAAGCACCTATGGAGCAGGTGTCACTCAAACGACACCTGCTTCTGTTTGAGACGCTCACGCAGAACTATTTCTGCGTGGACATTTGAATTAAACCAAAATAACTTAATTTGACTGAAGTCATTTCACTCAAAATCAGCATCACATCATTCTTTCTGTTAAGATTATAGTGTAAAGAAATAACAAGATtaaaattattcatttattaacaCAATAACCATTTAGTGACATCctacattttctttcattcacattgtcCAACAGATGCACAATACCCCAAAAcacatctgtctacatctccaaagctgtgttccaccttgtgatgtcatgaaggggtatttttcaagtcaacagcttcttttacctttagttcagtagagattggcaattccaggtctgaaatcatcccagtgattctagtgaagatgtatggagtttaaaaacacagtggagcacttcctgtattactacatgatgacatcacaaggtggaacagagtgtttcctgtttgaaaaaaaaagaactaggcctaaatatggagggtttAGTTATCTCTTCttcagtgttcaaataaaggtttatgtGGATTCTTGAGGCAGCAGATCGGCCAAAATATTGGCCTGTGCTGGAAGTTTAAGGCTGAGAGCAGatactttaaaaacagcaaatatCGGCCTGATGTGCGTGATTGataggtggattaaccaatcagggacacaaatgtctgtatcaaaacaaatacgcatcttacaaggaaaaaagaaaacaaaataaaaaaatactactttgACAGTTGTTGTTAGGAGTTAAAGTTACCCAGACAAAATAGGGATTCATTTCACAGCTGTAGGTGAGACTTTGGTCCAAAAGCTGCGTAATGCTGGagagtatatatattttttttttttcttttcttccattttatttttatttggaaagaaaaaaatttaTACAGACACATTCCTTCCAATTCAAATGTCATATCTGTCCCTTTTACACATGGGATTTTCCATTTCTCACATGAAAGAAACGTTATTACTCAGAGGCCGTTCAAAGTGCTTTTCCGCACTATCAGGTCACTTGGTCCCTTCCCCTTTTGGTcgatttaaaaaagtaaaaaattaaaactaagCGATAAATAACAGGGGAATTTACAGGAAAAATTCAATGAAAAAGTGTATATGCAATGtgccaataaaataaaaataaatcttcacAGAATGGAGAAGTCagagtattttcttttataaccGTGGCGacgaagaaagagggaggagagggagaggaagaggcagagagaaaagaaggagagacagatagaaagagggagagggaaaagagtccagagaggagagcaaagagagggagggaaaagtgggagagagaaagagagagaaaaagtgaaaaagagggagagagaaagaaaaagagggagagaggaagaagagagggaaaaagagaggggaaaagggttggagagagagggagcaaaaagagggagagaaagagtgaaaaagagggagagagcgagaaagggaaaaggagggagagagagagaaagagggaaaaggagggagaaagagagaggaaggaggaaagagggagaggggaaaagaaggagagaggaagaaggagagagaggaagagggagagagaaaaagaaggagagacagataggaagagggagagggaaaaagagagcaaagaagagggagggaaaagcgggagagagaaagagagagaaaaagtaaaaaagaggaATAGAATAATAGAAAGAATAGACCAAAAAATAATTCTTCAAGAAATGAAGAAGTCAGAGAGTGTTTTCCTTAATAGCCATGGCGACGCACTTCCCTGACTCAATATTGCAGTGATCTACAGACTCCTGACTCAGCACCAACGCTCTTTAACCTCTATGTGGCGCTCTGTTTTCCCACAAACAGATCAATCCAGGTCTAAATGTCCAGAAACGCTCAGCCCCTCACGGCCTTGGGTCAGAGTCGATACGAGCCCAGACAAGCCTTAAAGGAAACAACATCGGGCTAAAGTGGACTTAAAGCGGCAGTGTGTAACTAGGCCTGATCACATATCGATCACATATTTGCATAAAGTAAGCTCgatatatcactgaagtaaacatagatgataatattgaaactaatttatgccactgatgcaaGAGCCAAaggcagatttaaaccacaaaaactattataaatctactatattgttaaaaatcatgagctgcagtaaataaacagcagaatgaaacacttataTCTGTAATAGGGTATAcacgttattaattcaaccttttaaggcttaaatctgatcatataatcaaaaaacaacacaagaatccccagtagtgcaaagaaaaactacagatgaaaaatactGACTCAAAAAAATcttgttccatctttcataaaCTGAATGACAAGCGGATAGAGTGATgatagtgacaggcctatgtggAACTTTTTACAGGGgaatctgctacctgcttgtctccatggaaaggcctggaatgttccacagttggcATTAatctatctccaaggagacaaggagatgacaacgccaggtcaagttacaggttagatctatggagaggcgagtccactTCCAGTAAGAATGCCTGTTTTTTAGGATAATTCTGAACATGTGTAATCGCAAACACGAAACAAACAGACCCCTTTAATGCTTCACAGCGGAACATTCAAAGTGTCCCTTTAACTCAACATATTGTgccaaaaagtataaaatatagaaataacacAATTATCTCAATTCTAAACATggtaaactgtcacatttttatatagcacagacactgggggggtgaagtgggttaagtgtcttgcccaaggacacaacaacaacattcatctgtgggagctggaatcgcaccgccaacctgtgggccagtggatctgaccactcaaccaatggtGTTTATGCCGAGAGCGGGATGCGGACCGCCAACCTtcggctcagtggacaaacgctctaccagctgagccccTGTCGCCTATAGTTGTCAACATAGTTctaaatagtttttttctgttccaGCCTTGCTCCGCTCTGGGGGACAGGCATGTGCCCAAAAAAGGCTGGCACGTCCCGAGGAGGAGTGCCCCAGAGCGGGTAGATGCATCGTCACCGTCTGCACACGACACTGCTATAaatacacacgcacactcaGATGTCCGTCAGGGTGGGGCCGCCATTCACACATTCAACGCAGCTCCGCTCAAAGGCCACACTTCAGACATACACCTGCCTTTTCACATGTAACAGAACTAAGATCTAAATACCCATAATCCCCCTGTCCCTGTTTAGTGAGACGGACCCCCCCCCCAGTCTCCCACGCTCAGGTCCACACACCCACAGCAGCTCAAAGAGGATCCAACCAAGCTAACCCAGACTGGTATGTGTAGCATTCTGAGTAAAGTTCTGCACATAATCACTACAAAATCCAAACCTATCAGGGTGAATACTCCGAGCTGATTTGCTGAAGCGTCACTACATcaggaaaatcaaactttaGACTTTAAATCCAGCTGAGAAAAAGGCACAAACATATCCCCTCTC contains the following coding sequences:
- the ppm1bb gene encoding LOW QUALITY PROTEIN: protein phosphatase 1bb (The sequence of the model RefSeq protein was modified relative to this genomic sequence to represent the inferred CDS: deleted 4 bases in 2 codons), yielding MARVTVLRLRPELHAGLEGGDGGRAQRPLWDFPMDWPNWSFFAVYDGHRGIQSPNYCSGHLLEHILSGGVDFGSTPCSVEGVKDGIRSGFLNIDEYMRASSDLRQGLDRSGSTAVCVLLSPTHLYFINCGDSRAVLCRHGNVGFSTQDHKPSLPREKERIQKAGGSVMIQRVNGSLAVSRALGDYDYKCVDGKGPTEQLVSPEPEVCVLERAGEGDEFIVLACDGIWDVMSNEDVCEFVRSRLQVCEDLEKICNSVVDTCLHKGSRDNMSVVLVCLPGAPKVSEEALKKEEELDKYLETRVQDLLGGCGESGLPDLVTVLRSIASENIPNLPPGGGLASKRSVIEAIYNKLNPHREEEGTGGDLEDPW